From Acidobacteriota bacterium, a single genomic window includes:
- the mnmG gene encoding tRNA uridine-5-carboxymethylaminomethyl(34) synthesis enzyme MnmG, whose product MTRNLPPVVVIGGGHAGVEAADAAARLGADVVLVTLRPEALVRLSCNPAIGGIGKGHLVREIDALGGLMGRAADAAGIHFRVLNRSRGPAVRGPRAQQDFETYPAVVRRLLGRHGRVELLAGEVVGLRFDGDRVSAVETAAGEVIEAASVVVTTGTFLGGKLFRGEEEEPGGRAGEPPSVALSEALRMAGLRLGRFKTGTPPRLLARSVDLQRFEVQPGDEPPEPFSFANLALPRFRPPMPQVPTHLAQTNPRVHAVVRANLDRSPLYTGRIRAKGPRYCPSFEDKVVRFPDRDRHLLHLEPMGIEHPWIYVNGLSTSLPPEAQEEIVHAIEGLEDAVIARYGYAVEYDYAPPTQLHPTLEAKTRRGLFLAGQICGTTGYEEAAGLGLVAGVNAALRAMGRDPWVPDRFDSYLGVMVDDLTTRGVLEPYRMFTSRAEMRLSLSPDTADRRLRPVAEHLGLVSRADLERTERRWEAIQAARAALERRGPRGSAAQRLRRGEPPEEVLSEVEAARRLPPADRATLAASVRYEGYLERERKEVARLRQAESIRLPRDFDFSRIPGLSHEVRERLAEVRPASLGQAARIPGVTPAALALLAAAVGTRRHAAPA is encoded by the coding sequence GTGACGAGGAACCTTCCCCCGGTCGTCGTGATCGGCGGCGGCCATGCCGGTGTCGAGGCAGCGGATGCGGCCGCGCGGCTCGGGGCCGACGTGGTCCTCGTGACGCTCCGGCCGGAGGCGCTCGTCCGCCTTTCCTGCAATCCCGCCATCGGCGGGATCGGGAAGGGGCACCTGGTGCGCGAGATCGACGCGCTGGGCGGCCTGATGGGGAGGGCGGCCGACGCCGCGGGGATCCACTTTCGGGTCCTGAACCGGAGCCGCGGCCCGGCCGTGAGGGGGCCTCGGGCCCAGCAGGACTTCGAGACTTACCCCGCGGTGGTGCGGAGGCTTCTGGGCCGCCACGGGCGGGTCGAGCTCCTCGCGGGGGAGGTGGTGGGCCTCCGGTTCGACGGCGATCGCGTGAGCGCGGTCGAAACCGCGGCCGGAGAGGTCATCGAGGCGGCCTCGGTCGTGGTGACGACCGGGACCTTCCTGGGCGGAAAGCTCTTCCGAGGCGAAGAGGAGGAGCCCGGGGGACGCGCCGGCGAGCCGCCGTCCGTTGCCCTCTCCGAAGCCTTGAGGATGGCGGGTCTCCGCCTCGGGAGGTTCAAGACGGGTACGCCGCCCCGCCTCCTCGCCCGCTCGGTCGATCTGCAGCGATTCGAGGTTCAGCCCGGCGACGAGCCTCCCGAGCCGTTCTCGTTCGCGAACCTCGCGCTCCCGCGGTTCCGGCCCCCGATGCCGCAGGTGCCGACGCACCTCGCGCAGACGAACCCCCGGGTCCATGCGGTGGTGAGGGCGAACCTCGACCGTTCGCCGCTGTACACCGGGCGGATCCGGGCCAAGGGTCCCCGCTACTGCCCCTCCTTCGAGGACAAGGTCGTCCGTTTCCCGGACCGCGACCGCCACCTCCTGCACCTCGAGCCGATGGGAATCGAACATCCCTGGATATATGTGAACGGACTTTCGACAAGTCTTCCCCCCGAAGCGCAGGAGGAGATCGTCCACGCCATCGAGGGCCTGGAGGATGCCGTCATCGCCCGCTACGGCTACGCGGTGGAGTACGACTACGCGCCGCCCACCCAGTTGCACCCCACCTTGGAGGCGAAGACTCGGAGGGGCCTCTTCCTCGCCGGGCAGATCTGCGGCACGACGGGATACGAGGAGGCGGCCGGTCTGGGGTTGGTCGCGGGCGTGAACGCGGCACTGAGGGCCATGGGGCGAGACCCCTGGGTCCCGGACCGCTTCGACAGCTACCTCGGCGTCATGGTCGACGATCTGACGACCCGGGGCGTTCTCGAACCGTACAGGATGTTCACCTCGCGCGCCGAGATGCGGCTGTCGCTCTCGCCGGACACCGCGGATCGGCGGTTGCGCCCCGTCGCCGAGCACCTGGGGCTCGTCAGCCGTGCCGACCTCGAGCGGACGGAGCGCAGATGGGAGGCGATCCAGGCGGCGCGCGCCGCGCTGGAGCGGCGGGGACCTCGGGGCTCGGCGGCCCAGCGCCTTCGCCGGGGCGAACCGCCCGAGGAGGTCCTCTCCGAGGTGGAGGCCGCCCGCCGCCTGCCGCCCGCGGACCGCGCCACCCTCGCCGCCTCGGTCCGTTACGAGGGCTACCTCGAGCGGGAACGGAAGGAGGTGGCGCGCCTGCGCCAGGCGGAGTCGATCCGCCTTCCCCGGGACTTCGACTTCTCCCGCATTCCGGGGCTGTCTCACGAGGTGCGCGAAAGGCTGGCGGAAGTCCGGCCCGCCTCCCTGGGGCAAGCCGCCCGCATCCCCGGGGTGACGCCGGCGGCCCTAGCCCTGCTCGCCGCCGCGGTGGGCACCCGGCGGCACGCTGCACCGGCGTGA
- a CDS encoding carboxypeptidase regulatory-like domain-containing protein codes for MRPLCRTPLALALAAWLAAAPGGAALAQSSTAGLRGVLLDQEGLPAVGFQVGLRRATGDLFLSPPTGKDGSFALAGLPPGRYELTAFDPRGEELGVTRKQVLLEAGRYERVELRLSGPPHPPGRAPAPEPAAERPKAGRLVTIGIPVAAAVVALLVAGGGGEAPVSPSSP; via the coding sequence ATGCGACCGCTCTGCAGAACGCCGCTCGCGCTCGCGCTCGCCGCCTGGCTCGCCGCCGCGCCCGGTGGGGCGGCGCTCGCCCAGTCCTCGACCGCGGGCCTCCGGGGAGTCCTCCTCGACCAGGAAGGACTTCCCGCTGTCGGCTTCCAGGTGGGATTGCGGCGGGCCACAGGGGACCTCTTCCTCTCCCCGCCCACCGGAAAGGACGGATCGTTCGCGCTCGCCGGGCTTCCACCGGGACGCTACGAACTGACCGCGTTCGATCCCCGCGGCGAGGAGTTGGGCGTCACGCGGAAGCAGGTTCTTCTCGAGGCGGGGCGGTACGAGCGCGTCGAGCTTCGCCTCTCCGGTCCTCCGCATCCGCCCGGCCGCGCACCGGCACCCGAACCGGCGGCCGAGCGGCCGAAGGCCGGGCGCCTGGTCACGATCGGAATCCCCGTCGCCGCGGCGGTGGTCGCCCTTCTCGTCGCGGGCGGCGGAGGCGAAGCGCCGGTGTCACCCTCGTCCCCGTGA
- a CDS encoding A/G-specific adenine glycosylase produces MGYRRRVRGTTSERAELPAAAGALRRSLLNWFERNRRDLPWRNRRDPFAVWVSEIMLQQTTAATAARYYGPFLERFPDVAALAAAPEDEVLAAWSGLGYYRRARRLRLAARRIVASGGRFPSTSREWLRLPGVGRYAASAIASIAFGEPVAAVDGNVRRVLARLLALEGDPARGSGARRIEDAASRLVAGARPGDVNEALMDLGATTCRPRRPDCARCPWRRWCRALADGSPERFPPPRTRPDEIRVARAAALLRGRGCVLLRRGPRGSLNEGMWDLPGAELWRSGPGASRGGEPESWSPRMARRFRLALRRETGLAIRPGRLLGTFRHVITRHRIRLFVVEARLEAEPAGDGWAWFSPPRLAGAALTSAARRALRATGVLTER; encoded by the coding sequence ATGGGTTATCGTCGCCGCGTGCGCGGTACGACCTCCGAACGGGCCGAGCTTCCGGCGGCAGCCGGAGCGCTAAGGCGGTCCCTTCTGAACTGGTTCGAACGAAACCGGAGAGATCTGCCGTGGCGCAACCGCCGGGATCCGTTCGCGGTCTGGGTCTCCGAAATCATGCTCCAGCAGACGACCGCCGCCACGGCGGCCCGCTACTACGGTCCCTTCCTCGAGCGGTTCCCCGACGTCGCTGCCCTGGCCGCGGCCCCCGAGGACGAGGTGCTCGCGGCGTGGTCGGGTCTCGGTTACTACCGGCGGGCGCGCCGCCTGCGTCTCGCCGCCCGCCGCATCGTGGCGTCGGGGGGCCGGTTCCCGTCGACTTCTCGCGAGTGGCTCCGGCTGCCCGGTGTCGGGCGCTACGCCGCCTCGGCCATCGCGTCGATCGCCTTCGGCGAGCCGGTCGCGGCGGTGGACGGCAACGTGCGGCGAGTGCTCGCGCGGCTCCTGGCCCTGGAAGGCGACCCCGCGCGAGGCAGCGGCGCGCGCCGAATCGAAGACGCCGCCTCTCGGCTCGTGGCCGGTGCCCGGCCCGGCGACGTCAACGAGGCTCTCATGGATCTGGGGGCGACGACCTGCAGGCCCCGCCGGCCGGACTGCGCGCGCTGCCCCTGGCGCAGGTGGTGCCGCGCGCTGGCGGACGGCTCCCCAGAGAGGTTTCCCCCGCCACGGACCCGCCCGGACGAGATCCGCGTCGCGCGCGCCGCCGCCCTGCTCCGCGGGCGCGGTTGCGTCCTGCTGCGCCGGGGGCCGCGGGGAAGCCTGAACGAGGGGATGTGGGATCTCCCCGGGGCCGAGCTGTGGCGGTCCGGGCCCGGCGCTTCGCGGGGAGGCGAGCCCGAGTCGTGGTCTCCCCGGATGGCGAGGCGCTTTCGGCTCGCGCTGCGCCGGGAAACCGGGCTCGCGATCCGCCCGGGCCGGCTCCTCGGAACCTTCCGCCACGTCATCACGCGCCACCGGATCCGCTTGTTCGTCGTCGAGGCCCGCCTGGAAGCGGAGCCCGCCGGCGACGGGTGGGCGTGGTTCTCTCCTCCCCGCCTGGCCGGGGCTGCTCTCACCAGCGCCGCTCGCCGGGCCCTCCGGGCAACCGGAGTCCTGACAGAGCGTTGA
- a CDS encoding ParB/RepB/Spo0J family partition protein, whose amino-acid sequence MKGEPKRRALGKGLGSLIPDVPPGGVDLGGAPQDVEIARIRPNPQQPRREFDEAEIDALAESIRNAGVLQPLLVRKDPDGRYTLIAGERRLRAARKAGLARVPVIVRDLPDEKFLEIALIENLQRDDLGPIETALAFRELVRRLGLSQTEVAERLGKPRSTVANYLRLLELPEEVRELLEKGRLEMGHGRALAGLRDPVAQVALARKAVARGWSVRELEEQVRRASDPLAGLRRRDAASRRDPNVAAAERTLARALQSRVTIHQTRAGRGRIEIRFANDDDLQRLYSLLLRASGASS is encoded by the coding sequence GTGAAGGGAGAGCCGAAGAGAAGGGCGCTCGGGAAGGGGCTGGGCAGCCTGATTCCTGACGTGCCCCCGGGCGGCGTCGACCTCGGCGGCGCCCCGCAAGACGTCGAGATCGCTCGGATCCGTCCGAACCCGCAGCAGCCCCGCCGCGAGTTCGACGAGGCGGAGATCGACGCGCTCGCGGAGTCGATCCGCAACGCGGGGGTCCTCCAGCCGCTCCTCGTCCGGAAGGACCCCGACGGCCGCTACACGCTGATCGCGGGCGAGCGCCGGCTGCGCGCCGCGAGAAAGGCGGGTCTGGCGCGGGTCCCCGTCATCGTGCGGGACCTTCCCGACGAGAAGTTCCTCGAGATCGCCCTCATCGAGAACCTCCAGCGCGACGACCTCGGACCGATCGAAACGGCGCTCGCCTTCCGGGAACTCGTCCGCCGGCTGGGCCTGTCGCAAACGGAGGTGGCCGAGAGGCTCGGCAAGCCCCGGAGCACGGTGGCCAACTACCTCAGGCTCCTGGAGCTGCCCGAGGAGGTTCGGGAGCTTCTCGAGAAGGGGCGCCTGGAAATGGGGCACGGCAGGGCCCTGGCGGGACTCCGCGACCCGGTGGCGCAAGTGGCTCTGGCTCGAAAGGCGGTCGCCCGCGGGTGGTCGGTGCGCGAGCTCGAAGAGCAGGTGAGGCGCGCGTCCGACCCGCTCGCCGGCCTGAGGCGGCGGGACGCCGCCTCTCGGCGCGACCCCAACGTCGCTGCGGCGGAGCGGACGCTGGCCCGCGCCCTCCAGTCGCGCGTCACCATCCATCAGACCCGAGCGGGCCGCGGGAGGATCGAGATCCGTTTCGCGAACGACGACGACCTCCAGCGCCTCTATTCCCTGCTCCTGCGTGCCAGCGGCGCGAGCTCCTGA
- a CDS encoding ParA family protein gives MGRAIAVANQKGGVGKTTTAVNLGAGLAMAGRRTLLIDLDPQANTTRALGFERDPARATIYDSLIEGVSLEKILLPTDMENLFLCPSENELTGAEVELAGLPRREFRLADLLRSVRDAYEFVLMDCPPSLSFLTVNALTAADSVLIPIQCEYLALEGVTQLIETLRRVKRSLNPRLEVEGVLLTMYDERTNLSRQVAQEVMQFFRGAVYETVIPRNIRLGEAPSFGKPIFLYDSRSKGAAAYLELAKEILDREGRAEEKGAREGAGQPDS, from the coding sequence ATGGGGCGCGCCATCGCCGTGGCCAATCAAAAGGGGGGCGTGGGGAAGACCACCACCGCCGTCAACCTGGGGGCCGGGCTCGCGATGGCGGGCCGGCGCACCTTGCTGATCGACCTCGACCCGCAGGCGAACACGACGAGGGCGCTCGGATTCGAACGCGATCCCGCCCGCGCCACCATCTACGACTCCCTCATCGAAGGCGTCTCCCTCGAGAAGATCCTGCTCCCGACCGACATGGAGAACCTCTTCCTCTGCCCCTCGGAAAACGAACTCACGGGGGCGGAGGTGGAGCTCGCTGGCCTGCCGAGGCGCGAGTTCCGCCTGGCGGATCTCTTGCGGTCGGTGAGAGACGCCTACGAGTTCGTGCTGATGGACTGCCCCCCGAGCCTGAGCTTCCTGACGGTCAACGCCCTGACCGCGGCGGACTCGGTCTTGATCCCGATCCAGTGCGAGTACCTCGCCCTGGAGGGGGTCACCCAGCTCATCGAGACGCTGAGGCGGGTGAAACGGTCGCTCAACCCTCGCCTGGAGGTCGAGGGCGTTCTTCTCACGATGTACGACGAGCGCACCAACCTCTCGCGTCAGGTCGCGCAGGAAGTGATGCAGTTCTTCCGGGGGGCCGTCTACGAGACGGTCATCCCGCGCAACATCCGGCTGGGCGAAGCCCCCTCGTTCGGCAAGCCGATCTTCCTCTACGACTCCCGCTCGAAGGGGGCGGCCGCCTACCTCGAGCTGGCGAAGGAGATCCTGGACCGTGAAGGGAGAGCCGAAGAGAAGGGCGCTCGGGAAGGGGCTGGGCAGCCTGATTCCTGA
- a CDS encoding 16S rRNA (guanine(527)-N(7))-methyltransferase RsmG, with protein sequence MIAPDREALGAARRLLRRRPELPEEVRERLALHFGLLYAWNARINLTALRDPHVGAVRLLEESLEALPCFPEPAGTLADLGSGNGYPGLALLCALPGWSGYLVESVERKAAFLSAAVREVGLGDRVRVLHQRIASPRDVPDRAGTVTMRGFPRPVDWIARLAAGEPPRRVVAWLGKADAVAAARRVGGSRRSRVIPLGEGRGVLLCVERLRG encoded by the coding sequence GTGATCGCGCCGGATCGGGAAGCGCTCGGAGCGGCGCGGCGCCTGCTGAGGCGGCGCCCCGAACTTCCGGAGGAGGTCCGCGAGCGGCTCGCGCTCCACTTCGGGCTGCTGTACGCGTGGAACGCGCGAATCAACCTCACCGCGCTCCGCGACCCGCACGTCGGGGCGGTGCGGCTCCTCGAGGAGTCGCTCGAGGCCTTGCCCTGCTTTCCGGAGCCCGCGGGGACCCTGGCCGATCTCGGCTCGGGAAACGGCTACCCCGGACTCGCTCTGCTTTGCGCTTTGCCCGGGTGGTCCGGGTATCTCGTGGAATCGGTCGAGCGGAAGGCGGCCTTCCTCAGCGCCGCCGTCCGAGAGGTCGGGCTCGGCGACCGGGTGCGCGTCCTCCACCAGCGGATCGCTTCTCCCCGGGACGTGCCGGATCGGGCCGGCACGGTCACGATGCGCGGTTTCCCCCGGCCGGTCGACTGGATCGCCCGCCTGGCGGCCGGCGAGCCTCCGCGCCGAGTCGTGGCGTGGCTCGGAAAGGCCGACGCGGTGGCCGCTGCCCGTCGCGTCGGGGGTTCCCGCCGCTCCCGCGTGATCCCTCTCGGTGAGGGACGCGGGGTTCTTCTCTGCGTGGAGCGGCTACGGGGCTGA
- the mnmE gene encoding tRNA uridine-5-carboxymethylaminomethyl(34) synthesis GTPase MnmE: MAQKEGDTIVAPATPPGRGALAVVRLSGSRALEVARRVAPSLPARPRPRYAHLTVLSDRSGRELDTAVAVWFPAPRSYTGEEMVEITCHGSPAVVRELLAACRRAGARPADPGEFTVRAVRNGKLDLTQAEAIADLVEAATVEQAHLAARQLRGEVARALQPLAEEVASLLAELEAGLDFPDEEERLRPDPERLGAKSRELAGRLEALLERSAIARRVREGALVVLHGPANAGKSSLFNNLVGSDRAIVTDEPGTTRDLVEEVVVIEGLPVRLVDAAGVGAAVSKADAAGQERAWQAAREADLVLRVYALTTRERPAPAGPRELLVATHGDRPPAAPPVPGSLVVSNVTGAGIDRLRAEIARRLEAPGEAPLESVALANERHRHAADRARAALERAGTLLGSGGEPELAALELRQAVGHLREILGQVGPEEILERIFSRFCIGK, translated from the coding sequence ATGGCGCAGAAGGAAGGGGACACGATCGTCGCACCCGCGACGCCGCCGGGGCGCGGGGCCCTCGCGGTCGTTCGCCTGAGCGGGTCCCGGGCGCTGGAAGTCGCACGGCGCGTCGCACCGTCCCTCCCCGCCCGGCCCCGCCCGCGCTACGCGCACTTGACGGTTCTGTCCGATCGATCGGGCCGCGAGCTCGACACCGCCGTCGCGGTCTGGTTTCCCGCGCCCAGGAGCTACACCGGCGAGGAGATGGTGGAGATCACCTGCCACGGCTCGCCGGCGGTGGTGCGGGAACTCCTCGCCGCATGCCGCCGGGCGGGTGCTCGCCCGGCCGATCCCGGCGAGTTCACGGTGCGGGCCGTCCGGAACGGCAAGCTCGATCTCACCCAGGCGGAAGCGATCGCCGACCTCGTGGAGGCGGCCACCGTCGAACAGGCGCATCTCGCCGCGCGCCAGCTCCGCGGAGAGGTGGCGCGCGCGCTGCAGCCTCTCGCGGAGGAGGTGGCTTCGCTCCTCGCGGAACTGGAGGCGGGGCTCGACTTCCCGGACGAGGAGGAGCGGCTGCGGCCCGACCCGGAACGGCTGGGGGCCAAATCGCGGGAGCTCGCGGGCCGCCTCGAAGCGCTCCTCGAGCGCAGCGCCATCGCGCGGCGGGTGCGGGAGGGAGCGCTGGTGGTGCTCCACGGGCCGGCGAACGCCGGGAAGTCTTCGCTGTTCAACAACCTCGTCGGCTCGGACCGGGCGATCGTCACCGACGAGCCGGGGACGACCCGCGACCTCGTGGAGGAGGTCGTCGTGATCGAGGGCCTGCCCGTGCGGCTCGTCGACGCAGCGGGAGTCGGCGCGGCGGTGTCGAAGGCCGACGCGGCGGGGCAGGAACGGGCCTGGCAGGCCGCACGCGAGGCCGACCTCGTCCTTCGCGTCTACGCTCTCACCACGCGTGAGCGTCCCGCGCCGGCCGGCCCCCGCGAGCTGCTCGTCGCGACTCACGGCGACCGGCCGCCGGCCGCGCCTCCCGTCCCCGGATCTCTCGTCGTGAGCAACGTCACCGGGGCCGGTATCGACCGGCTCCGGGCCGAGATCGCCCGGCGGCTCGAGGCGCCCGGGGAGGCGCCGCTGGAGAGCGTCGCCCTGGCGAACGAGCGGCACCGCCACGCCGCCGACAGGGCGCGGGCGGCCCTCGAGCGCGCGGGAACCCTGCTGGGATCGGGAGGGGAACCCGAGCTGGCGGCGCTCGAGCTGCGCCAAGCGGTGGGGCACTTGCGGGAGATCCTCGGACAGGTCGGTCCGGAGGAGATTCTGGAGCGCATCTTCTCGCGCTTTTGCATCGGAAAGTGA